CTGGTGGTCAATCCGGATGGAACCCATTTCAATCTTCGGCTAAAGTGCGGGAATAATAAAAGAATGAATTTTGTTTTTGCTGATTTTACCGGGGATGAAAGAATGGATTACCTGGCTTCCAGCGGGCAAAATATCTCCCTAAGCGGTTATGAATCGGATCGCTTTTTTATCCATTTTGAAGTTGAATTACCCGTGGAAATCACCGGGATTTTTGGATTGGATCCGTTGTGTCAAAACAAGGCTGCGTTGGGTGTTTTCTCTGCTCCTTCCAAAAAGGTATACCTCCTGAATCCCGACGGTTCGGTAAATATGAAATTTCCCCTGGCGGGTAATCAACCTTTTACCATGGCCTGGAATGAAAATTGCAGGGAAATTTTCTATATTTTGGTGAACGGATCAGAAGTATATGCAGTCAGATAGAGCGAGCTAAAGGAGGGGGAATAATCGCCCATTAACTCCTCTGTTTTGCCAGACTGTTCCGTCGTTTCCAGAGCATAGCGAGGCTGAAAGCAGAGATCAGATGCCATACCCCCCACCAGGCGGCGACCATGGCCATTCCGCCCAGGCCGTTAAAGAAATTGAAAATCAGAATGAGGCCCAGCCCTGAATTCTGTATGCCGGTTTCCAATGAGATGGCCTGTGCATCTGTATTGGGTAAGCGGAATAATTTGGCCCAATAGTACCCTGCACTCAACCCCATAAAATTATGCACCAGGACGAGAAAAAATACCAGGTGAAGATAGTTTTTGATGTTCTCGAAGTTCCCGTAAATGGCAAATACCACAAAACTTAGGAAAATGATCATCGAAAGTATCCGGACAGGTTTTTTGATCTTTTGCGTAAAGTCTTCAAACCTGCTGTTGATCCACATGCCGAAGATTAAAGGAACCACAATCAACCTGATAATCGTGCCGGCCATGTCTTGTGGGTTCACATGGAGTTCCTGGGCGTAAACCTCTGTGCCGGGAATGAAAATGCTCAGGTACCGGAAATAAAAAGGCGTAACCACTATGGCCGCTAAAGTGGAAATAGAAGTCAGTAAAACGGAAAGCGCAGCGTTGGCTTTTGAAAGGTGTACCGCGAAATTGGAGACATTACCTCCCGGACAGGAAGCCACGAGAACCATTCCCAGGGCAATACTGGTAGGCGGCCTCAATATCAGGATCAGGATCACTGATAATATCGGCAAAATAATGAATTGCGAACTCATTCCGATCAACGCGATGCGGGGGTGTTTGAAAATGTACAGGAAGTTTTCTTTTTTAAGGTCCAGGGCTACCCCGAACATCAGAAAACCAAGACATATATTCAGCAAAAAAAGTTGATCCGGATTGAAATTAATACGGATGGCATCAATACCGGTCATATTAAAGTTGATTTATTTCGTTGCAAAGGATGGATGCTTTATTTTTTTTCAATTTCATCCATTACGTTTTGCGTATCATCCAGCAGCTTTTTCCAGTCCTCCTGGATTTTTTTTTGATCGTAGCTGTCTGGAGTTTTCTCCGAAAGTTTCTTTTCGAGATCTACCCGTTTTTGTTCAAGATTATCCAACTGGTCAAGTAAACCACTGTCTTTCACTTTTTTGGCATTATCTTTTAGCGAAGAATAAATGCCCTTCAACTTGTCCACCCCGGATTCAATGTTGTCCACGGCCTCATCGTATTTACCGTCTTTGAATTT
This sequence is a window from Lewinellaceae bacterium. Protein-coding genes within it:
- a CDS encoding bile acid:sodium symporter family protein, with protein sequence MTGIDAIRINFNPDQLFLLNICLGFLMFGVALDLKKENFLYIFKHPRIALIGMSSQFIILPILSVILILILRPPTSIALGMVLVASCPGGNVSNFAVHLSKANAALSVLLTSISTLAAIVVTPFYFRYLSIFIPGTEVYAQELHVNPQDMAGTIIRLIVVPLIFGMWINSRFEDFTQKIKKPVRILSMIIFLSFVVFAIYGNFENIKNYLHLVFFLVLVHNFMGLSAGYYWAKLFRLPNTDAQAISLETGIQNSGLGLILIFNFFNGLGGMAMVAAWWGVWHLISAFSLAMLWKRRNSLAKQRS